The Myripristis murdjan chromosome 4, fMyrMur1.1, whole genome shotgun sequence region GTCATATGACACAAAAGACGTCTATTGAGAGGGTCATTTAGCAACTGAAATGACTCAGCTTTTTAATGACTTACCCTCCGCTGCATTAGGAGGCATAAACAGATAAAATGTCATACATCATTACCTAATCTCTGTGCCAACGAGTTTGGAGCAGTGTTTGATGGATCCCCCAGGACTAATGTAGATAACGGCATCGGATCctgcaggcagagaaacagggagTTGTTATTCCCTCTGCAAGGCAACATATCATTAGTTCTGACAaccaaaataatgataaattccACTCTTTTAATATCTAACCAAAGGGTTCCCAAACTTCCTCACATCAAGGACATTAGACCACAGACCCCTGATATGAGGAACTTTCTCCCTGTTTGAGGGTATCTCTGCAAATAACTCTACGGATGGAGAATTGACAGTGGAGAGCATGAAGGCTCAGATGAGAATGGTTATTCTAAAACATTATGTCCTGATAATAACTATTTACCAGTAATCTAACAAACAACTAAACTTCACTGCTGAGGACCCTATAAAGGCCCTGTAACTCACTCTAGGAGTGGTACTGCAGATTTTTATGACAGTGTATTAGAACCACtgaaaggggggtggggggtggggattACAGagtttctgagattaaagtcataaatttacgagaaaaaactcagatattctctgagattaaagaggtaaattcacaagaaaaaaaaccctcaaatttatgagagaaaaccatgaaaattctgatattataatataataccaaagatctggaaaaaaaaaaaaaaaaaaaaaaaaaaacttggaaaatttgtttttcttttaggtttttttttgtgtcaaggAACCACAAGGCTTCACTTTGCACAGCTGGATCAACCACACACTGGAGACGCTGCCACTTGCTGTGCATCAAGCCTGCAGCTGACGACCAAATCGAATTATATTTTGCAACAGGATTTTGTAACAAGGAAATACACGTGATTTTAGATATTGTATACAAGTAAATATGTAAAAGCCAATTTTCTAATTTGCTAATTTGTCAGTGCAACTTGAATATACTTACTCTTTATCATCCAAAACCAAGGCTTTGATTGTACTCATATCTCATATCTTCATCAACAGTGTACAGCACTCTTCAAACAGATTTACGGAGTtaatctctgatttttttttagtttttttctcataaatttacctctTTAATCTCAGATACTCTGAGTTTTTATTCTCTCCGAATATCACCCCCCTCCCTGGTTCCATAATTTTCCCCCAATAATAGCCCTATCACATCTCCACAGACTCTTGATCCTGGATTATATCATTTTTCTGAGGTGCCCCCTTCAGGTTTTGCCCCTGGCCCCCCGGTGGCAGCGGCCCTGCGCCCAGCTGTCTGACGGCGGGCTGTTTCTTTTGGTTAATCCCGGGTTTTACTCACATATTTGCTGCTCATTGAAACCGCCAGATTGGACAGCAGCGGACTGGTACCGACCCACAGGAAGAAGCCGCCGCTCAGCTTCATGACATGAAAGTGGATCACCTGCTCCATGATCTTCTCCGAGAAGTTGTGCACCGTGATGGCAGCCGGCTCGGCTCCGTTTTCTGATACATTCATGTTGTTTATAGCGAGCCGTGAACATGGACACTGGCTTAACTCGTGTGCCGCGCTGTACACAGTGAATggagccacttcctgtttcgtttgggatgaaagaaaaatggaaggCCGAAGCAATCGATCGCACAATAATCGATGATCGAGTTGATCTGCGTTACTAGGCAACAATGACTTTAAATACAACACAGCAAAATCCTTAAGCACAACACAAACCACTGCAGATGTCATCACATAACTCATTTTTAATTGgtggaaaaacatttaaagtaGGTTTAATATTACAAATGGAAATTAAATAAGAAATCAGCCCCCTTCTAACTGAGTTTCTTGAAAGCAGTCCATAATGATACAGTCTGTCACTTAATTTTCTGTAATCGTGATTCTTCTTACATTAAATCAGAACCGTCAATATTTTAAACCCCTGGAAAactggtgaaaaatgttttaagaaCTGCACTTCTGAATTATCATTTTGAACGTGATAATAAATGtctatgtgaatgtgtgtaaaagATTTGATCCAATAATCAAATGTTTGAGTAAActcaacagacaaacaaacagacaaccaggttacattttttttttcacatgcagGAAAAGATTTACAGTTTCCGACTTGGAAAATTTACGTGTGAGTGCAGGGCACGTCTGTGCTGCACGGCTCATACGTGAGTGTgaaacacacccagacacactcAGTCCCTTCAAAGCATTTATCAATCTTCCAGAAAGTCCTCCACCAGCTGGTTGAACTCTTTAGAAAACCTCAGGTGAAGATTGTGTTTTCCCTCTGGCATCAGATGTAACCTACAGTTGAGAAAAGTAGAATTACTGTCAAGCAGTTTCCCATATAGAGAtttcttaaataaaaatgataacgcgagcatgtgtgtgtatgtgtgcgtttgtTTTTGATTATGATGGGACACAGACCAGACGTGAGATCGTTAATTGGGCACGGCTTGTGTAATTGGAGGCAAAAGCTGCATCCCCATTTGGAAAAGGCTGTGTTTTGGATCAGTGATTAAGGTTTGGGTTAGGGGTTCGGGTTAGGCACACAGTCCTcatggttggggttagggtaaGCCTCCAGAAAATGAATCTAAGTCTATGTAATGTCCCCCAAAAGTGAcccatgtaaatgtgtgtgtgtgtgtgtgtgtgtgtgtgtgtgtgtgtgtgtgtctgctctcacTTTGATCCCTTGATGTGTTTGAGGAGATACTGCGGGTGGAAGCCGGGCACCACCGGGTCTTTCTCTCCATGGACGATGAGGGTAGGACAGCTGATCAGGGGCAGAAGTTCCATGCAGATACTCCCTAATCACAGGACATCAATTAAACACACAGTataagtttgttttttgctctaTTTAACTAGCATTTTCCACAACACAAACGCACAACTATTAAAATGACTGCAGAGAATCACAGACTTATTTCCACCGTGTTTCTTATGAATACAAGTATCAGCAAACTAATGAAAGAAGTGTacattcacaaaatatttttcatgggAGAAGTTGCTTCAGGCCAGGATTATTATTACACATCCCCTGTTGAAAACATCTCACAACCACAGCTCTGAGGTGTACTGATAAAAACATATTCCAAACCTTGCTGCATTacagttttttgtgttgtatggTAACTGTACAAAATGCTCCCCTTTATTCCACAGTTTCAATGCTTAGCTTGACTTGTGATATGAGCTTCCTGTAATATGAAGTCAGCACCTTCTGGTCTATGGACAAAGTGTGAAATCCCATCCACCCAGGCCTCCCAGACCCTCGCGAATAGCTCCGCTCCGTATACGTCCTCCATGGGCTGCCTCATCCTCGGGCTCCACTTAGACACATCGCGGATTGCTAGTTATTCCCACACACAATATGTAGATTAGAAGCAGGGTTACATCATTCACAGTTCACAAAAGCAGCATAAATATTGATTCACAGCTGGTGACCAAGCtggcagtttaaaaaaaaaaacaaaaacagtcacagCAGTGGAGTGGGAATACCGTTGTAGATGCTGAGGTCCTGCTGGGAAACATATGCGTTGGATCCCCAGACCACCATCTTGTTGATCAGGTCGGGGTTCTTCGCCGCTGCAATCAGAGCGGTGATCCCTCCATCACTCCACCCCAGCAAAGAGAACTTGCTAAAGCCAAGTGCCTGGAGAAAGATAAGGACAAACATGTCGCGCAACAACTCACTTTATTTGTTTAGAATTATAATTAAGTCACATGTTATTGATCATAAACAATACATCAGAAGGGGCCAGCCATCCTCTCATCACACAAGTTGATTGATGACTTGCCAAAAGATCACAATTATTCTTTGATATCCAACTTTGAGTAGGTctgttcatatatatataattgcactgaaaaaatgtctatcctaacaagtcatttggtctcatattcagcgttaaaatcttgtttttcttcatacaagtgaaaaaaaaatctgccagcggaaTGAGGCAATCtcacttgtttctaatgctaCTCAATTTGCCTCCacacttttcttgaatcaagtctcattttcttgatacaagtgggctgatctgccttattctgcctcgtttcaacatatttattcttgttcaaAGAAAAATTTCTCAAGCAAGTAGAACTACAGCTATGAGTCATGAGGATATCGGGTTGGCTGAGTCAGTCATTTCTTTTAAGTGCCTTCTTAAAACATACTTTTTTGGAGCCTTTCCCACTTTAATTttcgtttttgtttcttttattgtttttatactccaaattgttttttttttaaatatgatgaTTTTATGacttatttcatttgttttatttattttttttttattgaggcctttgtgaagcactttgtaatgtggattttgaaaagtgcacTATCAATTTTTTATTACAAACAGGCTGACAAGACCTTCATCAGATCCACAGCATCCTTTGCATCCCTCTCAAAGAAGTCTGGGGGGAAGTCTCTCTCCGGAGGGCGAGAGCGTCCATAACCACGGGGATCCCAGCCCACCACAGTGAAACGTTCCTTATTCAGAGACTTCAGCTGAGGCCCAAAATCAGTCTGAGTGCTCCCTGCAGTGAGAAAGcccaaaaacagcaacagaaatttAGTTTCCTCTCACCTGGTAGCTTCCACCATACTGCGatgtaacacttttttttttttacataatataTTGAAATTGTACGACGtaagacaaaaatatgtgtttgcatgagaGAGAACTTGTTGTCATGGGCTGCCAGTGGATCTCCTCTCTACCCTGTGTTGTAGTTACCCAGAGctccaggcagcagcaggactGCCTGCTTCCCTCTGCCAGTCTGCTCATAATAGAGATCCACTCCATTGACACGTTGCCGGCCCGGGGCCACCGAGGAGCTGCAGGGAAACAGACAAGTAGACTGTGGTGGAAATGGTCAGATTGGAACtgacagaacagaatagaaaagaataaagGAATTCAATaacaaaccaacccaaacaaaaaaaaaaaaaaaaaaaaaaaaaaaaaaaaatgcattttagacATGAGACAAATATGACAGCATTATAAACTACATTTACTAACCCATGGTGATATTCTAATACGTATATGAAATTACCATGAAGAACTTTAAATATAACttatcatacatttttttaacgATATAAACCTGAGAGCAAAACTTACACGTTTATTAAACTACGTGTCAAAATACCACATAAATTCCTGTAGTGAGGCTACACTATGGGTGaccaaaaaaatccattgaGCATAATAAGGTCACTGTAATTTCACTGAGGACCGCAGACATACTGTAAATCACGATGGGGGAATTACAGAAGTGCTCCTACTGTGTATACTGCGCCATCTAGTGGACTTAGACGAAACAGCAGGACTACAAGGAAATTAGGAATACAATGACAGAGGAGCACTACATGGTCAAAGTCCAGTTTAGACAaagtatgcgtgtgtgtaaatatgCGTATTCAACACCCGTCGCGTTACAAAATGATTACCAGAACGGCTGGCTCCCTCTTATGACTTCCTTGATCTCAGCTGTGAACATGCAAAGGCGTCTTCTTAGGAATAACAACGCCATTTAGGCTACCGGAGAGACGCGAGTCCGCACCGTATACGCGTTTCTCCTGCGGTTTGAACGCGGGATTGAAAATCATTTACTTATGGATCCAAACGCAGCCCTACATGACAACTTTCGTGAATGCAGCCAGCACCGAGATTGAGCTCGCACTTTCCACGACACACGTAGCGAGACTACGCTACAATTTCGGGCGAAAGTACTAAAACCAACCTACAGATAGCATTCACCTACAAGCAACGCCTCCGTTTAAGTACAACTGTGTGTAATACTTCCGCACGTAGTCGTCATAAAGTAGTGCTGTAAAGAGTTTGAAATCCTATGGTGTCGTTATGATAATGTTAAGACTGTAGAGACTTTGTTTACTTGCATCAAAGTTGGAAAttattcctcttcctcctgtcattAGAGTTTAATTCAGCCagcaccccccaacacacacacacacacacacacacacgcacacacacacacacacacgcacacacgtagaGCTATGTGTATCATCCATTCAAGCAGGCCCTATTCTTGTGCGTGATATTTATGTTTATCAATGGGTTTGACCGGTAACCACTATGAGTGTGAGACCCAGTTCTCTGAGGCAGGCTGTTTTTTGTAAACGCCTCCACTCCCCTCTGCCTGTCAGTGCGTATGTGCTGTGCCACACATTAAaccacacacaggaacacaagacaagacaagacacatGAGCTAAAAATAGGCGCCTAGCTCGCCTCAGTGAGATGTGATGGAGGTACTGCAAAATTTACTGGAATAAGATGTTTGACGTACGTTCCACTGGATGTCCATCGACCTtataaacaacaacagacacaaaacatgtaATTTAGGATACTAGGGGGAATTATTAGTTGTATTCGaatttttttgtcttgattCTGAAGCAGTAGGCCTTATATGGTATAACATCGGTCCAGCCACTGATCGAAGGGCTGCACTGACCTCTTGTTGGACCCGTGCTTCTGTGATCTAAGCTGCCAGGGTGGGATGGCCCACAACCATCTTTGTCCGGTTGGTATGTGCTCACCCGTGGTCCCATGACCTATGCCTGGTCTAAATATATATCCAAGAGGATGTTCATCTGCTAAGGTCACATTACGTCATCACAACCAAGATATTCTCAATCAGCCTGCACCCAGGCCACGAGCTGCAGACTTGTCGAGAGCTTTATTATACCTTAGggcacacagaaaatatttaggGGAGGCTTGAAAACTACAGCCTGGGACAAAACAACTGGCAGATTATCCCTGTTGAGTGGGCAAATGCTACTGGAGCACTAGATAATTGTTGATTGATAATTGTGATGTAGACAGCTTGGCCACTTGGTGTGAAACAGCCAAATAGAGGTCTTAAATTGTTGAACTTTTACAACAtttgattttgcttttcttGAGAAATTTGGTGGACATGGGTAATGGAATAAACAAGGTAGGCTACAGTATAATTTTAGATGGAAGTGGATCTCTACATAAACATAACATTTGCAGccttaaaaattaaatgaaaacactcAAACCTCAGTTACCTATTTTACTTCTACTCTCTTATTTCACTTTGACAAGTTTGGCGATTTTTGTTAACCTCAGTTTTCTCACCTTACTGTAGGTCCTGCCAGATCTGTATCTCGGAAACTTCAAAGGTAAGCTGTCTTGCTTGATGTAATTTGTGTGCAGAATTGATTTATCACAAGAGTAATGTAGTTGAGTGTTTTTCAGTTCCTCATATGGAGGGGCATGTGGTGAGATGCTACGCTGAGTTCAGTTTCTATAGGGTGGAGAGGACACAATATGAGGGGGAATAATTTAAATGGTATATTTGGTtgccagctctgtgtgtttgtgagtgggGGTGTATATCTTTGTCATCAGTTGACGAGCTTAAATTCATTTCATGGGGTTTCTCTTGGTACATGTCCTGTGACAGTGTGGGAGGGGATGCCCCTTAGCGTGGGGGTGTCCCCTGTGTTCACTCTATTCCACATATTTccaaagaacagaaaaacagtgaTTAGCTGATTTGATAATttgatgatttgttttgttctgtgtgcTCATCAAGTGGAGACTAAAGAGGTCAACATCTTGAAGAAATGGATACATTATTTTAGAAGTAAGACAAGCAGGAAATTGCTGTCCTCAAGACTTCATTGTTCTTATTCATTACCTCTTCATTTATCCATTTTGCTGTGCATATTTAACTGTACAACATCCTTTTTACTGTGTTACTTTGTGTTTTCTATGTAGAATGGCTAGTGTAAACATGTATGAGGAACAGCTTTGTGGTGTCTGGTGACCGTTTATTGGTTTGTACCAGAGATAGAGCTCAGCTGAAAGCCAGTTCTCTGTCACCAGCTTGAACACTATATCATCACCTCAAGCCCCCTAAGAATATTCATTTCACACCCAACACACTGAGGGACATGCACTTTATTAAGTGACCTATGAGTGAATGACTTACAGAGTCAGGGTTACATAAGCAGATTACATTTCCTTTGCAAGTATTTTATAGTATAGAAAAGTGTTtggatatttatattttcctgtTATGTTGTAGGCTATGATTAATAGTCTACAACAGTTTATATGAAAACCTATCATATCTGAAATGGGATTCTTTGTTCATTtatctttttgcttttttaattgTCTGACAGGGTGCTTTGGAATAAGCCTCATTTCCATCTAGTACTGACAAAGGTTTTCTATGGGTCGCATCAGCATCCTGCAAATGTGCAAAGTGTGAGAAAAAATGCCCTAGGCACATCTGTCCGAGGTAGAAAACATTTGGCTTCCTTTTAAGGAGCAAAATTTGATTAGAACATTTACTGTTTCTTGCTTTGGGCCAAGCTGTTGGACTGTTTTAGAAACACTGGTTTTCCGGTTTTTCTTTCAGTTCAAAACAAGAGCAAACTTAACAAGCCATAAGGTTATATTTGCTTGGGAGAGATTTGGGGAGGGTGGTTGTTGTTGGGTAGAAAACTCTTTATTTAGGTGGGACCTACATCGAGTGATTTATGATTGGAAGGAGGGGACATTTGCGATTTTTCAATTCTTATTGATCCACAGATGCACGAGACAGGGAGCTGCTGGCACAGTACAACATCACCCACATTCTGTCCATCCATGACACGGCTGCACCCATCCTGGAGGTGAGAGGTtaagtctgtgtgtctgtctgcccgaCCACAACATCAGGTCGGACACACACTGCCCACCCTAAACATCCAGGCTCAGCATCTGCAGTATGGCCCACCACTCTCCTGACTGTTTAGCATTTATTATGAATAGACCAGGATGGCTGGGATTCAGAGGCTGCTCTGGAGGCCATTATCTGTCTAAAAATCGACATTATGACCTTGACCTTCATCAAGGGTATAATCCTCAAACCACCTGTCATCCCAGTACATCTTCAAGGAGATCTATTTAGATATGACAGGTCATTGTAGAAATGTTTTGATAGGATGGATATGATTAGAGTATGATATAATGTAATGCAATTTACATAATAGGCTGTGTTTGTCATAGGCACTGTTGCCAGGTTGATGAGATACATCACTGGAATTAGTGTGAAAGTTTGGCATGGAAAGTCCTTTTGACTTCAAGTATCAGTCACAAGGCTGGGTATTCACCATGTTTCACCTGTTCACTAAGATTATCTAACCATGCTGCAAAATTGTGTAGCAATCTATTAAAAATGTGTAACTTGTTTTCAGTTAACGTATGTGTCTGTGACGATGTAGCCAAATGGATGATTTCGAGAGTAGATCTGTTAAGCTCTACTGTCAGCAAGATGAAGTCCACAAAGATTTGAAAGTGCAACTTCATTGAAAGGTTACTGGATTTTCATTCTTGATTTTCGCTAATTTTAGATGTTGTGATTTGTGTACAAAAGAGCCGGGAAGGTGTGTTTGTTGCGTGGACGTGTGAATGTGGGTTCTGTGAGTGAGTttgagaagaagagaaagagcatGCTGATAAATCTTCTGAGAGGTGCGAGGGTGGGGTTGGAAAGTATAGGAAACTGTTTTCTTTGAAATATAAATCTATTGATAGATTTCCTAAAAACAGATACACATAGTTTTTTGGAAAAACAactaaaatgaagtgaattgCATACCTTtattatcacaaaaaaaatgcactcatGTATTATAATACTGGcaaattattatttactttttaagaataaattcatgtgatttttggatgttttaattgtaatgtcaattgaaaaataacaaaaatgttgCACCAccatatttttaacattttttttgtttgttttttctggaaATCTGGAATTCTGCTGAGTTCATCAATGTCCGCTTTCACAACTTTCATCTTTTGTTGCTGAAAGCAAGCCTGAAAAACATGCAGAGATTTCTGTACACTTTCTCCATCCATGGCagaatgtcagtgtgttttcacaacCATTACACTAGAGAAACAGCAACTTCTATTACAGTATCACTACCCAGACTGGTCAACCACCAAGATTTTAAAAGCTGTTGCCCTCAAATTATGTACAGACACTCAAGACACTCTATTGCCACTCACTGTGTCTTATGATTTCCATCTATGCGTCTTGATCTTGATAGCAGAACTAtatgtctctgttttttcccGTTTACCATGTATGTTTGGTAGATATGGTAACAGGCCTTTTACAGTGAGGTGGCATAATGATGACTCAGGTCTATTACCAGTATAGACTAATGACCAGATGGATGATTTATTTGCATAACTAACAGTCAACCttctgactgattgatttctTGGAAGACAGCTTGGTGGTTCCTGAGAGAGGAAGGTATGGTTTGCAACCACCACGTCTTATGGTCGGATGTGACCTTTAAATATTATACTGGCTATCACGGATCATTTAAA contains the following coding sequences:
- the psmg4 gene encoding proteasome assembly chaperone 4, giving the protein MNVSENGAEPAAITVHNFSEKIMEQVIHFHVMKLSGGFFLWVGTSPLLSNLAVSMSSKYDPMPLSTLVLGDPSNTAPNSLAQRLAKKTKKQVYVSYSLPMTDSNLSLLVENRIKKELELHPEHF
- the bphl gene encoding valacyclovir hydrolase, giving the protein MALLFLRRRLCMFTAEIKEVIRGSQPFCSSVAPGRQRVNGVDLYYEQTGRGKQAVLLLPGALGSTQTDFGPQLKSLNKERFTVVGWDPRGYGRSRPPERDFPPDFFERDAKDAVDLMKALGFSKFSLLGWSDGGITALIAAAKNPDLINKMVVWGSNAYVSQQDLSIYNAIRDVSKWSPRMRQPMEDVYGAELFARVWEAWVDGISHFVHRPEGSICMELLPLISCPTLIVHGEKDPVVPGFHPQYLLKHIKGSKLHLMPEGKHNLHLRFSKEFNQLVEDFLED